Proteins co-encoded in one Synechococcus elongatus PCC 6301 genomic window:
- the corA gene encoding magnesium/cobalt transporter CorA, whose product MYGGLSVFLSWGKRHALNGSAIAPAAVPALHLVKNWQPRDRHRQNRSASRLTVMGSRRNNHRHPRKTKRQNFRHRLTSTVYQAPGTLRQPLEASPTQLRQIEYSANQIVSRPISDPLDLVSARMGETGTTWLQMQGFSDLEQLRSLGEVLELNPLTLEDLIGHPQRPKQERYPHYLEVIFYRPDLQPGDRLRLEQVGLVLGDRWLLTVEADEIGPNFSGLEQRLANRTAYPRLEADTLAYLAIDWIIDTYFPVLEVLGEELEQLEDAVVAQPTQALLSDIYELRRELMVLRRVVWPLRDVINALIRDRTPLIREEVRMDLRDCADHAYFLLDTLETYRDLANNLMEVYLSSISNRLNQVMKLLAILSTVFMPLTLIAGIYGMNFNPEASRWNMPELNWPYGYPAVLLAMVAIAIVLLWLFWQRGWFEDWSRPSFRSRQDT is encoded by the coding sequence GTGTACGGAGGATTGTCAGTCTTCCTGAGTTGGGGCAAGCGCCATGCACTGAATGGCTCTGCGATCGCCCCAGCAGCAGTGCCCGCGTTACACCTTGTGAAAAACTGGCAGCCCCGCGATCGCCACCGTCAGAATAGGTCGGCCTCCAGACTGACTGTCATGGGTTCCCGCCGCAACAATCATCGACACCCTCGCAAGACCAAGCGCCAGAATTTTCGCCACCGCCTGACCAGTACGGTCTACCAAGCCCCAGGAACCTTGCGACAGCCACTCGAGGCCAGTCCAACTCAACTGCGGCAGATTGAGTACAGCGCCAACCAGATCGTTAGCCGCCCGATCTCGGATCCCTTGGACTTGGTTTCTGCGCGGATGGGGGAAACGGGCACCACTTGGTTACAGATGCAAGGCTTCTCGGATTTGGAACAGTTGCGGAGTTTGGGGGAGGTGCTGGAGCTGAATCCACTCACTCTTGAGGACCTGATTGGTCATCCCCAGCGGCCCAAGCAGGAACGCTATCCCCATTACCTAGAGGTGATTTTTTATCGACCTGACCTGCAGCCTGGCGATCGCCTCCGCCTCGAACAGGTGGGGCTCGTTCTGGGCGATCGCTGGCTCCTCACGGTGGAAGCAGACGAAATTGGCCCCAATTTCTCTGGTTTGGAACAGCGGCTGGCCAATCGAACGGCTTACCCCAGACTGGAAGCGGATACTTTGGCCTACCTCGCGATCGATTGGATTATCGACACCTACTTCCCGGTGCTTGAGGTCTTGGGTGAGGAACTGGAGCAACTAGAGGATGCAGTGGTAGCCCAACCAACTCAGGCGCTGCTGTCAGATATCTATGAGCTACGGCGCGAACTGATGGTGTTGCGGCGCGTCGTCTGGCCGTTGCGGGATGTGATCAATGCCTTGATTCGCGATCGCACACCCCTGATTCGGGAGGAAGTGCGCATGGATCTGCGGGACTGTGCTGATCACGCCTACTTTTTGCTGGATACCCTAGAAACCTATCGGGATCTGGCTAACAACTTGATGGAGGTCTATCTCTCGTCGATCAGCAACCGCCTCAACCAAGTCATGAAGCTGTTAGCCATCCTTTCGACCGTATTCATGCCCCTGACCTTGATCGCCGGAATCTACGGCATGAATTTCAATCCTGAGGCGTCTCGCTGGAATATGCCAGAACTAAACTGGCCCTACGGTTATCCGGCTGTGCTGCTGGCGATGGTGGCGATCGCGATCGTCTTACTGTGGTTGTTTTGGCAGCGCGGCTGGTTTGAAGACTGGAGCAGGCCCAGCTTCCGCTCTAGGCAAGACACCTGA
- a CDS encoding SH3 domain-containing protein yields MLSTLLLSTLLASVPEPPKTACAPLVNYPARVTTYYDRSRVFLRSSPDRKDWRNIKGSILNGRSGMVLQEQEVNQELWYLVEFTRGANDQYQGWIRSDYLAGQHCGVVATP; encoded by the coding sequence ATGCTGTCCACTCTGCTCCTCTCAACCCTGCTGGCCTCGGTGCCAGAACCGCCCAAAACTGCCTGTGCCCCACTGGTGAACTACCCCGCACGGGTGACAACCTACTACGATCGTTCGCGCGTTTTCCTGCGGTCGAGTCCCGATCGCAAAGACTGGCGCAATATCAAAGGCTCTATCCTCAACGGGCGATCCGGCATGGTTCTCCAAGAACAGGAAGTCAACCAAGAACTCTGGTACTTGGTCGAATTCACACGGGGAGCCAACGACCAATATCAGGGCTGGATTCGCAGTGACTACCTCGCTGGTCAGCACTGTGGCGTTGTGGCTACCCCCTGA
- the recR gene encoding recombination mediator RecR produces MSVYTRPLARLIEHLQKLPGVGPKTAQRLALHLIQRPEAEIAAFAEALLAAKQQVGHCQRCFHLSSEDLCNICRDPKRDAQTICVVADPRDVIALEKTREYKGLYHVLGGLISPMDGIGPEQLTVQALVRRVAQEQTQEVIMAISPSVEGETTTLYVGQLLKPFTRVTRIAFGLPMGGDLEYADEVTLARALEGRRDLT; encoded by the coding sequence GTGTCTGTTTATACCCGTCCGCTGGCCCGCCTGATTGAGCACCTACAGAAACTGCCAGGTGTTGGCCCCAAAACGGCTCAACGGTTAGCACTGCACCTCATTCAACGACCCGAAGCTGAAATCGCAGCCTTTGCGGAAGCATTGCTAGCAGCCAAGCAACAAGTGGGGCACTGTCAGCGCTGTTTTCATCTCTCTTCGGAAGACCTCTGCAACATCTGCCGAGATCCCAAGCGCGACGCCCAAACCATCTGCGTGGTGGCTGATCCGCGCGACGTGATCGCCCTTGAGAAAACCCGCGAATATAAGGGGCTCTATCACGTGCTGGGTGGGTTGATTTCGCCCATGGATGGCATCGGTCCTGAGCAGCTAACGGTGCAGGCGCTGGTACGGCGAGTCGCTCAGGAGCAAACGCAGGAGGTGATTATGGCGATTAGCCCCAGCGTTGAGGGCGAAACAACGACGCTCTATGTAGGGCAGCTTTTGAAACCCTTCACCCGTGTGACGCGCATTGCCTTTGGTTTACCGATGGGGGGTGACTTGGAGTACGCCGATGAAGTGACGCTGGCTCGAGCGCTGGAGGGTCGCCGCGATCTGACTTAG